The genomic DNA AGGGGCCGTTTTTCGGGTGCTGTCCTGCCGGTCCCGGCGGGCTTGGGAGGCCTTGGTTTCTTCTACGGATGCACCTTGCTCCAGGGCTCGACGCTCGGCCCGGCTGCCACTCGCCGCCTCCAAATAGACCTTCACCGGAGCATTGGGGAAGACAACGGTTCCACAGTCACGTCCCTCGGCAACCAATCCCGTGTCACCGCCCTTGTGGCAACGCCTCTGGGCTTCAAGCAGGCTGGCCCGGACTTTGGGATACTGGCTGATCTGACTAGCATACTCACCCATTTCCTCGCGATAAATTTCGTCAGTGACATCCTCGTCATTTAAGAACACCAAGGTTCTTTCAGGATGCAGGCGCACTTCCCACTCGGTTGATTCGGCGACCTTGACGACGGCGTCCTCCTGGCTCAAATCCGCGTGCAGCTGTCTCGCCACATAGGCCAGACCCCGATAGAAAGCCCCGGTTGAAACCCATCGCCAGCCAAGGCGACGGGCCACTTCGCGACTGACGGAAGTCTTGCCGCTGGCGGCGGGGCCATCGATCGTTACAAGTCGGGCACCTTCAGGTTGAGCCGTGGTCATTTCATCTCCGCGATTTTGCTGGTGTCTTTTGACTAGGAATTAGATGCCACAGGGTCAGCCGGTATCTCAATTAAAACTTTCTCTAACGCATCCATTGCTGCCCGATTTTCCTTCTCCAGGCCAACACTTAGGCGCAAAAGGCTGGGGAATCCATAGTTGACCACCGGCCGCATGATGACTCCATGCCGAAGCAAAGCCTGAAACACCGCCTTGGCATCGCGATGGGTGTCGAAAAGAACAAAGTTACCCTCAGATGGCCAGTACTTGAGGCCAAGACGGTTTAATTCTCCATAAAAGTAGTCCAAGCCACTCCAGGTCGTTTGACGAACCTTTTCGAGATGATCTTTATCTCCCAGTGCCGCCAAAGCACCGGCTTGGGCAATGGAGTTGACGTTAAAGGGATTGCGCACCCGATTGATGTAGTCCAAGTGTTCGGGCCGACCGACCAAAACACCCAAACGCAAACCGGCCAAACCGAAGACCTTGCTCATCGTGCGCAGGAATAACAAATTTTCGTACTTCTCCAAATAGGTCCGAGTGGAAAAGCTATCTTTGGCGCGAACAAACTCAAAATAGGCCTCATCAACCACGACTAGAAGATTTTCCTTGCTGCCGGCCACACTCATGAACTTTTCAAATTCCTGACGGGTCACATAGGTGCCGGTAGGATTGTTGGGATTGGCAATAAACACGATGCGAATCTGGTTTGCCGTGTCCTTTTGCAGTTCGCCGGCAAGGGCTGGTAGGTCAAAGCGAAGATCTTCCGTCAGCGGCACCTCGATGGTCCTGACCCGTGCCGCCTGCGCACACAGGGGGTAAGCTAAAAAGGCAGCAACTGAAGTGAGAATGGCTTCACCTTGTTCGCAGTATGTGCGCACCAGTAGGTCAATCAGCTCATTGGACCCATTGCCGAAGGCCAGCCATTCGGGAGCCACCTCCAGATAATGGGCCATGGCACCCCGCAGATCGAAACAGTTGGGATCGGGATAGCGGTGAAGTTCACTTAGAGCTTGCGTCATTGCAGTTACCGCCTTTGGACTAGGTCCGTTGGGGCACTCGTTGCTGGCCAATTTGTGAACCACGCTCAAGCCCAACTCCCGCTTGGTTTCCGAGATCGGCTTACCGGGTGAATAGGGAATAATTTGGCTGATTTCCTTTGAGACCTTCATATTATTCTCACCTTTTTTTGATTTTTGGCTTGAAGTATACTTAGCAACTCCGAATATAGGATTCAAGATGTCATGGACAATTGGGCTTTACGTTGGTGAATCCTTTGCGGAAATTGCCGCAAAGAAGGGAGAGGGAAGTACTATCCCCTCCAAGCGGTGGTTTTTACCGCAAATGTCCCTTGAAAGGGGCATCCAGAATTACCTAGTTGAAAATAAACTGGATTCAGTGACGTTGGTGCGCGTGGCTACGCGTCTTGGACGGCAAATGATTCTGCGCCGATTGGGGCAGGTGCCCGCTATTCTGGTCACCGCTGGATTTGAGGACTGGCCAGAAATGAACCTTCCCATTCAGGACAGCCGCTTCACCATTTTGCCTAAAAGAGCAGCACCTCCTTTATCGTCTCATTTGGTGTTTGGCCTGACTGAGAGAATTAATGCCCAGGGGGATGTGGAAAAGGCCCTAGTAGAAGATGATCTGGAGTTTTTGGTCAGCAAACTGCAAATGAACAAGGTGGATCACTTGGTACTTGGTCTCATGCACTCGACCATGAACCCGGAACACGAGAGAATGGCTGAGACCTATTTGCGGGAGCGCGGCTTTCAGGTTTTTCCTTCATACTCAGTCTCCGGAGCAACCGCCGAAAAACCCAGGTGGTGGCATTCGGTATTGAACGCATATCTAGAGCCGGCGTTTAAAGATGTTCTTGGCCGCATTCAAAAGGGATTCTCCGAGCATCAGAATGGCGATCCGTCTATTGCCCTGACCACCGGAGACTCAGCCGCCAACACCGCCAATTGGGAAAGACCACTTGGCTCCTTGTTTGGCTCGGCCCATCTTCTTAATTCCCGCCGCAAAGACAAGGGTGAAGCCCTCTTGTATTTGGGGTTGGAAGAGTTTTTTCTTCTTCCTGGTCAGGCCGAGGACCAGCTCGATTGGATAAGTGATTTCGGTCGCGTTCATCTCCCTCATCCGGAGACCAAAGAGCTTCACCTGCAGCCCACCACATTGATTGCCAAAAGCTCCTTTGGCTGCCCAAACCTGAGTCACGAGGTGGCGGGCTTTGAACCTGGCCCTATGTGCTTTGGCCGTGGGGTCAAGCCGCTTCTTCTTGATGTGCTTTATCTCAATAGCCGATTGTCCCACGTGGAGGTTCTCGGAGACCACGTGACCGACAAAATGGATGGGCGAATCAAAGAGACTCTGAGTGCCTATGCTCGCGAGGCTTCCAGTGAAAGTGATTTTTCAGCCGAGGATATTTGCCATTGGCTTGAGGAAATGGCTCTGCACACCTTGGCCTCTGAGATTAGAGCACACAGTCGCAGCCAAAGAGTCCGGGTGGCAGGTCCACTAAGTCCGGTGCTCACGCCTCTTTTGACACCTTTACTAACTGAGATCGAACTCAGTCCCCTTTGTGTTGAGAATCGCCCCTTGTGCGAACACCTTCTCGCAGATGGGGACGTGTAGAATGGCCAGACCAAAAAAAATGAACTCTGCCTTTTATTACACCCAACTTAAGTCACAGTTTGATCATTGGTTTGAACCCTTTCGCGCCGCTGCCCTCATCAGCAATGACAATCAGTCCGTGTATATCAAATATCAAAATCTGCCCGACATTGGGACTCTTCCGGGTGTAGCGGAAACAGTCGGACGTTACCTGCAGGTGGGTGAAGGTGATGTGGTGTTAACCAACGATCCCTATAGCGGTGGTTCAACACTGACTGCTATGACCCTCATGATGGGGATCAATTTAGACAACTCCAAGCACGGAAAGCCGGGGTCTGCAGCGGAGTTTTTGCTTTGTGTTCGCGTCAATCTGAAGCCCCACTTACAAATGACGGACACCATTGAGGACGAAGGGGTGCGGATCCCGCCCACTCCCATCCGCCAAGGTGGTCAGACCAACAAAGAGTTGCTTAAGGTGATTAGTGAGCACCCCCAGTGCCCGAGTAATTTTTTGTCGGCCATTGAAAATGTGATGGCGGCAATGGACCGCACGGCACAACAAATGAAGCTCGACAGTAAGAGCGCCAATCTTGACTGGAGCAAAGCCTGTTTACGTCAATTGTTTAAGGGTTCGGCGCGTCAATTCTCAAAGGAGCTGGAGCATTTGGCCACTGGTTCGGTCGAGAGGGAAATGACTCTTGAATCCGGTGAAAAATTAAAATTGGGCCTATCGCTTGAGGAAGGCAAAGTGAAATTTGATTTCTCCGGAAGTGGCCCTTCCGCTCACCTTCATCTCACTTATGGAGCTACTCTTGGCGCCTGCGTGGGGGCGATTATTTCCGTTCTCAATACCGATTTGCCTCTAAATGCCGGCATCTTTGAAGGCTTCGAAGTGCGTGCCCCGGAGGGTTCACTGGTGAATGCCAAATACCCGGCACCTGTTTATCAGGGGATGACGGATGGGGCGGGGCTGTTGGCCAATTTTATTCTCAAATGCCTGAGTGATGTTGATCCTCAACACCGTCTGGCACAGGCTGGGCCCTCACTCTGTTCTTTCGATATTGAGTTTAATAATAACCTTCACTTTTTTGACACCCTGGAGCCCGGAATGGCAGCGTCCAGCTTTGGTCGCGGGATCGATGCTCTTAATCCCTGGCAGCGCAGTCATCTGGAACCTTCGATTGAGGAAATTGAACGTCGTTACCCCCTAGTTGTGAAATCCTGTTCGATCAGACAGAAGTCAGGAGGCAGCGGAAACTTTGAAGGTGGCAATGGCGTCACCAAGGCCATAACCGTAAAGGCCAACTGCACCTTGCGCTGGATGATCACTCAGGCCTCGCAAAAGCCGGAAGGGGAAGAGGGGG from Pseudobdellovibrionaceae bacterium includes the following:
- a CDS encoding histidinol-phosphate transaminase, encoding MKVSKEISQIIPYSPGKPISETKRELGLSVVHKLASNECPNGPSPKAVTAMTQALSELHRYPDPNCFDLRGAMAHYLEVAPEWLAFGNGSNELIDLLVRTYCEQGEAILTSVAAFLAYPLCAQAARVRTIEVPLTEDLRFDLPALAGELQKDTANQIRIVFIANPNNPTGTYVTRQEFEKFMSVAGSKENLLVVVDEAYFEFVRAKDSFSTRTYLEKYENLLFLRTMSKVFGLAGLRLGVLVGRPEHLDYINRVRNPFNVNSIAQAGALAALGDKDHLEKVRQTTWSGLDYFYGELNRLGLKYWPSEGNFVLFDTHRDAKAVFQALLRHGVIMRPVVNYGFPSLLRLSVGLEKENRAAMDALEKVLIEIPADPVASNS
- a CDS encoding hydantoinase B/oxoprolinase family protein; this encodes MARPKKMNSAFYYTQLKSQFDHWFEPFRAAALISNDNQSVYIKYQNLPDIGTLPGVAETVGRYLQVGEGDVVLTNDPYSGGSTLTAMTLMMGINLDNSKHGKPGSAAEFLLCVRVNLKPHLQMTDTIEDEGVRIPPTPIRQGGQTNKELLKVISEHPQCPSNFLSAIENVMAAMDRTAQQMKLDSKSANLDWSKACLRQLFKGSARQFSKELEHLATGSVEREMTLESGEKLKLGLSLEEGKVKFDFSGSGPSAHLHLTYGATLGACVGAIISVLNTDLPLNAGIFEGFEVRAPEGSLVNAKYPAPVYQGMTDGAGLLANFILKCLSDVDPQHRLAQAGPSLCSFDIEFNNNLHFFDTLEPGMAASSFGRGIDALNPWQRSHLEPSIEEIERRYPLVVKSCSIRQKSGGSGNFEGGNGVTKAITVKANCTLRWMITQASQKPEGEEGGKAASSAELYIQKVGEKEREKMPARGEFNMKPGDTVIMHSSGGGGFGG
- the cmk gene encoding (d)CMP kinase; amino-acid sequence: MTTAQPEGARLVTIDGPAASGKTSVSREVARRLGWRWVSTGAFYRGLAYVARQLHADLSQEDAVVKVAESTEWEVRLHPERTLVFLNDEDVTDEIYREEMGEYASQISQYPKVRASLLEAQRRCHKGGDTGLVAEGRDCGTVVFPNAPVKVYLEAASGSRAERRALEQGASVEETKASQARRDRQDSTRKTAPLQVPKEAHRVDTSNLSLEEVVDLVESLIRKDLKIS